The genomic window AACTCTTGGTTATTATTCGAGGTGCTCTCACAGGCCAGCACGTGCTGTCACGCTCTTTTTCGGCAACGATAGGGCTGAACGACGAACCGTCTCGCCGTTACCAATGATCTTGTTTCATCTTTCTTCAACCGATAACCCACGATGTTATGACACATCTATTCCATGGTCCAGTATAACCTCATCTCAAGCCGAAGTTAGTGACCAGACCAAGGATCTCGACGGCTTTGGAGTAGTTTCTCCATCGAACTTTCGAAGACGGTCGCTTCCGAGTGGAAGTGTAACCTGTACCTGTCATTTGCTTGCTTTCGCAGCCAAAACAACGTCAACGAGACATCATGATGTAATTCGGTGTCATGTTGGAGGATACAGACGTCAGTTGGCGTTCACCGACGTGATGTCATACAAAGATCAAGAGGCAGTATATTATTGAGCTCGAGAGCTGTCGTGCAAGGTTCCGCTCAACAACAGTCTTACAACTTTGTCAACGTGAGTCTAACACGGCAAAATACCTGAATCGAACACCGTCTCAAATCTCAAACACATCCCATCGTCAAATCTTCAAACATGGCCCCCGGCGCTGGCACCAAGGCGAGTCTGAAAACACTCGTTTCAGAATGTGACACTGACATGATACAGGTCGATCTCGGCAAAAACGCTCCCACTAAGAAGGAAGGCGCCGGTGCTGTGCCTTCGGAATCTCTGGCTGCCGAGTCCTTCCAGGAGGGCGGTGAGTTCACCTCCAACAAGGGCATCCGCTCCGAGAATGTTCCCTCCAAGTCCTCCGAGGCCTCGGGCGCAGGCCGCGATACTACCTCCACCGGTCGAACTGGCAACGTTTCCAAGTCCTCCACTGGACAAGCCGAGGGTCAGCACCGCCGTCACAGCAAGAATCTCGAGGGAAGCTGGGATGATTCCAAGACAGAGGATGGTCTTCAGAAGGCGTTGAACGCTGAGCCCGGTAGCGACGACGACCCTGGTCGGTTGGCAGAGCTGAAgttccagcagcaacaagctggaggaggtgctggcCCCAGGGAAGGAAAATTATCGACCAAGTCTGGCTACGATGCTCTGAACGCGGAGACTCCTTCTTAAGTAGGTAGTTTGGACACTGTTGCTTGTACTATGTGATAGTATCAATGATGAATGATTGCATGATACACTGTTCCTACAGGCTGTTTCAACCACAGTTGGCCTCACATGATCAGGCATTAATGCTGAAATTCGCATGAGATCGACTGTCAACCACAGCCATAGTCAAGGCAACCATACAAACGTCTTACATCGAATGAGGCAGCTCAGCCTAATGAAAATCCTCATGAAATGAGTCAGGGCCTTGACGGTATAAATGCCTGATACGAGTTTGTCTACAGGGATTGTACAAGCATAAAGACCGTTGCCTTGCCGGGCGCAACGCGCGGCAGCATGATTCTGATCGAATCAAGGATACCCAATGTCAACCAATTCACAAAGAGAGGTTTCAATCATGCAGTTTTTTACCATTAGATCGGGGCATCCGAGTCGCAAAGGCAAATAAACACAACCATCTTTCTCAAAAGCTACGGACTCGCCGCCTTTCAAGGTTGTGAGCAAGGCAACGGGAGGGCTGTGTGAAAATCCTGAATCTTATCAGCCAATCAGGGGAGATGGATTCATGACGTCAAGGTAGAGGTGGTACCGAGTCTTGGCATGTGTTTTGGTAGAGGGGTCTCAAAGCACGAAATATGAAGGGAATTGGGACAAAATAATATGGATAAATAGCAAGTAAGAGATATATACAAAGAGATAGGGTCATTTAACAACCTACTCGTCAACAATTCCAACGCATATCCCCTtatctctccatcatccaccACCTAGGTTGATGCCTTAGTTGCTGCCTGACTCTCTATCAGCCAAAAAATCTGAAAATCTTGCCCCACCAAACAAAAATTCACCCCGCCTCGCCTCCATCAACCGCCGCAAAAAAAGCCTTGAACCTGAACACACCCATCCAACCGGCAGGACTGGAACCGCCACGCTCATTGTTTTGCTTGGccacttttttttctttgtcgGTCAAGTCAGCTCTTCCTTTTTCATcatccttcctcctctctcccAGTCATCGAACGGTCCATCTTCCAAACCACCCATATACCCCTCGGTTTGGATTTTCTAGACTCTCTCTTCGACAGTCTCCGTTCCTTCGACCCCGcgctttcttttttttccccaGTCCGTCGTCACAATGGCTCCCTCCGCGTCCAAGGAGAAGCGTCTCgcaaagaaggctgccgagggcaagctcaagggcaagaagggcaagaaggccgaggaggtcCAGCTCGACGCTCACGGCAACCCCGTCAAGGACGATGGTGGCCCCGCGACATCgggcgagaagctcgacgagGTGAAGCGCCTCGCTGATCAGATGGACAAGCACGGCATCTCAGACCGAGTCACCACCGGTGTCCTGTCCTCCGTCGCCTCCAGCAAGGACGTCAAGATCACCAGTACCAGTCTAGTCTTCCACGGCCGAGTCCTCATCACCGATTCCACCCTCGAGCTCTCGTACGGTCGACGATACGGTCTCCTCGGTGAGAACGGTTGCGGAAAGTCCACCTTCCTCAAGGCTATTGCCGCCCGCGAGTACCCCATTCCCGAGCATCTTGATATCTACCTTCTCAACGAGGGTGCCCCTCCTAGCGACCTCGGCGCCCTTGAGTGGGTTGTCCGAGAGGCCgagttggagctggagcgtctcgacaagatggccgagaagcttctcgaggacgagggccCTGAAAGCCCTGTTCTCATTGATCTCTACGACGTGAGTTTCCTGCCCCATGCCTGAGATGCACCGCTAACGCTTCATAGCACATGGACAAGCTGGACCCCTCCACCTTTGCCACCCGTGCCTCCCTGATCCTCACGGGTCTGGGTTTCAACAAGAAGACCATCcacaagaagaccaaggacaTGTCCGGTGGTTGGCGAATGCGAgtcgccctcgccaaggcccTTTTCGTCAAGCcctcgctgctgcttctcgatgaCCCCACTGCCCATCTGGATCTCGAGGCCTGTGTGTGGCTGGAGGAGTACCTCAAGAAGTGGGAGCGAACCCTTGTGCTCGTTTCCCACTCCATGGATTTCCTTAACGGTGTCTGCTCCAACATGATCGATATGCGTGGAAAGCAGCTCGTCTACTACGGTGGTAACTACGACTCGTACAGCAAGACCAAGTCCGAGAACGATACCAACCAGATGAAGGCCTaccagaagcagcaggaTGAGATTGCCCACATCAAGAAGTTCATTGCCAGTGCCGGTACCTACGCCAACCTGGTGCGACAGGCCAAGTCGCGCCAGAAGATtctcgacaagatggaggccGATGGCTTCATCCAGCCTGTTGAGCAGGACAGGGTCTTCACCTTCCGCTTCGCTGACGTCGAGAAGCTCCCCCCTCCCGTTCTGTCTTTCGACAACGTCACCTTCTCTTACTCTGGAAACCCCGAGGACGACCTGTACCGCAACCTGGACCTTGGTTTCGACATGGACTCCCGAACTGCCCTTGTCGGTCCCAACGGTGTGGGCAAGTCCACTCTTCTCCGACTCATGACTGGCAAGCTTTCTCCCACTGGCGGTGTCGTGACCCGACACACTCACTTGAAGCTGGGTCTCTACTCGCAGCACAGTGCTGAGCAGCTCGACCTGACCAAGTCTGCTCTCGACTTTGTGCGAGACAAGTACAGCGAGAAGTCTCAGGACTACCAGTACTGGCGTCAACAGCTCGGCCGATACGGTCTCACTGGTGATTCCCAGACTGCTCTGATGGGCACCCTGTCTGAGGGTCAGAAGAGCCGAATCGTCTTTGCCCTTCTCGCTATCGATGGTCCCAACATGCTACTGCTTGACGAGCCTACCAACGGTCTGGATATCCCCACCATTGACAGTTTGGCggatgccatcaacgccTTTAGCGGAGGTGTCATTGTCGTGTCTCACGACTTCCGGTAAGCATCAGGAATCAACTTACTTGAGGGGCTCATACTAACAATGAATAGATTGCTCGACAAGATTGCCAAGCAGATTCTCGTGTGCGAGAACCAGACCATCCGCGAGTGGGACGGCTCCATCTCCGAGTACAAGAACTACCTTCGCAAGAAGATGATCACGGCCGGTGCCGTCTGAGGTGCATGCGAGGAGGTGTGACGTTTTACCACTCAGCATGAAAGGGAAAATTGACTATAGAGGATTCTGTTCCAAAAGTTAATGAATGACATTAGCATGACGTGGGTATTTTCATGGGTTTTCAGCGGCGGGTGGCTAGACCATCAGGATATTTGACACGATGGGACACGAAGGCCACGACGACGCTACCAGGACGCAGGGCACGGCCTCATCTCATAGACAGGCCCGGAAGCGTTCATGAAGATGCGGAAATGTTCACGGGATagatttctttttcttgggTCCGGCTGTTTAGAGGCCTTGATTAGTATGAACATGGCTACTCTGTTTGATATCATACTTGTTGAGATGATGCATCGTGAATGTCAGCGTAAGGCTAGACTCTGAGCTCGGTAGTTGGGACTTGGAGGCGTTGCGATCCACTATACGAAGTATTGGAGACGAGTATGGGGGTTTGTTGACCGGGAGAACCGTGGCCGTACCTTGGGGGAAATGGTCGTTGCGCCGGGTGCCCTTCGTGTGATCGCCTCGACGTTGGATGCTCCAGTGCCTCATTAGAGGCTCGAGCGTACCTGATGAGTGTTTATTACATTGCAATTTCCCGTTATTCGACatacaccatcatcaagtaTAAAATCATGGTGATACCTGTAACTTTGGACATGGCAATGTTGACGTATAGCACAGGTCATATATTTTGCTTGTGGATATTGATTCGCGTGACCAGTGAAACACTTGTCTTGGTCTGTTGGCAATAATTCACCGACTAAAGTAGAAGCATAAGAGATAAACAACAATTATCACAAAACATCAAATGTATAGCTGCATGGAAAGCCACAATGGCCGTGCCCAACACTTGTAATAAAGTCGGAAGAAATGTCAAAAGCCATTGCCGAGAAAGCCTAACCATCGACTACCCTACAAGACAAAATGAGGCCATCTCCGGATTCTATTCCCCGCTGCCGGAGCGACGGGAGGACGGGGCGTCCAAAACAGGTTTAACGCTGCAAGGCATAGCTCGGCGCGCGGCCCACATGGGACGGAGACGAACGGGACAGGGGCAGCAGTCGGGACCTGGAACCTGGAAGCTCAGCAAGCCCCaaagatggaagagaagagaagcagaagaagggaaaaaaaaaaaaaaaaggcgcGGCGGGTGAGGAGACTCGAGGTTGTGCGTGCCTTGATTTGTGCCACGATCCATGGTTGGATGGGTAATGCGATCAAGGATGATGTGTACGGCCAGGGCATAGATACACAGCAGGGACTGGCCATAGGTACAGACAGTCAGTCAAGCATCGGAATCAaaatcatcaccatctgAGCCCATCGCCAACTCCTTTTTGGGGAATCGTGCCTTGCACCAGTTGGTGAATTCAAACATGATCCAAGAGTCAACAGAAACACTCGTCCTGATGGCGTGAGCTTGTTGTGCCAGCAAATGCCATCTCGGTGGTCATATTTTAGGCCGCTCAAGCCCACCGGTTGACGCCCCCCGGCACCCGTGGAAATTCTCGACTCTCGCTTCTCAAAATCTTGGGGTTGTCTCCATCCGCCAATTCCACGTCCACACCCGGCGCCTCCATCCGCGTGCGCATCACGGCCAGGACGGGGGATTTCCCTTCCCCTAGGTTGCTGTACGCCTCacctcctccctcttctcttctctcttgtcttttgTTTGGGCTTCTCCACCATCCCATCGCCACACCACCATCAGCATTCATTGTCAccccctctctctcttttcccGATTACTTGTTTCTATCGATTTCAGCTTGGTACTTACACTTGCCTTGTCTCACCTGCGCCGGGCCTGGCTGTCACTTCggctccatccatcaccactGCGCTGCACCGCACCcacctcatcaccatcagccTCCAGAAACAaactcgactcgactccaCCCCTCTCTTGCTCGATTCCCGCCCATTCGTGTGCCTCCCCCCTCGTCTTGTCGCCATTGTCCGTATTCTCCGTTCCTCCGCTAGCTCTGGCATACCCATTGGCCCTGATTGCCCTTCCTCACCCTCGTTTACTCACCCTGTCCCTTTCCCCATCTTGACTGCCGCTCCGCTTGCATCGccgcatcccatcccatcccagcGCCAcgctccatccccatcacctCCACACCAGAACCGTCTCCCCCCCAGTCAGGGCACCCGTCCCTTTGAACTCGCCTTAGACCTGAGCTCAACCCAGACCCGACAAACCTCGCGATcccatcctcgtcgcccgTCGATTCCCCCGTGCGTGTTCTGCTGTTGCGCCTGGCTGCATCATCGCACCCTTGGTCGCGACCGAATCGAATCGGATCGACACCCCACAGAGCCTCGCGTGCGCATCGCGACCTCTAGCTGATCGAG from Fusarium keratoplasticum isolate Fu6.1 chromosome 10, whole genome shotgun sequence includes these protein-coding regions:
- a CDS encoding ABC transporter ATP-binding protein ARB1; this encodes MAPSASKEKRLAKKAAEGKLKGKKGKKAEEVQLDAHGNPVKDDGGPATSGEKLDEVKRLADQMDKHGISDRVTTGVLSSVASSKDVKITSTSLVFHGRVLITDSTLELSYGRRYGLLGENGCGKSTFLKAIAAREYPIPEHLDIYLLNEGAPPSDLGALEWVVREAELELERLDKMAEKLLEDEGPESPVLIDLYDHMDKLDPSTFATRASLILTGLGFNKKTIHKKTKDMSGGWRMRVALAKALFVKPSLLLLDDPTAHLDLEACVWLEEYLKKWERTLVLVSHSMDFLNGVCSNMIDMRGKQLVYYGGNYDSYSKTKSENDTNQMKAYQKQQDEIAHIKKFIASAGTYANLVRQAKSRQKILDKMEADGFIQPVEQDRVFTFRFADVEKLPPPVLSFDNVTFSYSGNPEDDLYRNLDLGFDMDSRTALVGPNGVGKSTLLRLMTGKLSPTGGVVTRHTHLKLGLYSQHSAEQLDLTKSALDFVRDKYSEKSQDYQYWRQQLGRYGLTGDSQTALMGTLSEGQKSRIVFALLAIDGPNMLLLDEPTNGLDIPTIDSLADAINAFSGGVIVVSHDFRLLDKIAKQILVCENQTIREWDGSISEYKNYLRKKMITAGAV